Proteins encoded in a region of the Candidatus Nitrosomarinus catalina genome:
- a CDS encoding Glu/Leu/Phe/Val family dehydrogenase, with amino-acid sequence MVKSDPFANATKQVNDACDILGINDKGIREYLAMPNKMLRVKIPVKMDNGKIRVFTGFRSQHNNDRGPYKGGIRYFNPEGGVEYMEREVMALSSWMTWKCAIVDVPLGGGKGAIYVNPKTEKLSDGEMERLTRGFAYKIAEIIGPEKDIPAPDVYTTGREMTQIMDTFSKLNGNKYSPGVITGKPIPMGGSLARNVATGLGTAYTVREAAKTLKIKLKGAKVILQGFGNASTFAGEYLEKMGAVVVGVSDSKGSILIPKGAKVSKILEHKEKTGSVVGFTGSKKVSTEELLTAKCEILIPGALENQITAKIAEKLNCKIIGEAANGPTLPEADPVIEKKKILVVPDILANSGGVCISYLEWVQNNMGYYWSFDEVASKMEKNITQGFKDAYALSKKHKVDMRKATMVLAVERVLEAFNHKGIWP; translated from the coding sequence ATGGTAAAATCTGATCCATTTGCCAATGCAACTAAGCAAGTTAATGATGCTTGTGACATACTTGGAATTAATGATAAGGGAATTCGTGAATATCTTGCAATGCCAAATAAAATGTTGCGAGTTAAAATTCCTGTGAAAATGGATAATGGAAAAATTAGAGTATTTACTGGTTTTAGAAGTCAACACAATAACGATAGAGGTCCATACAAAGGAGGCATTCGTTATTTCAACCCTGAAGGTGGTGTTGAGTATATGGAAAGAGAAGTAATGGCATTATCTTCATGGATGACTTGGAAATGTGCAATTGTTGATGTTCCTTTAGGTGGAGGAAAAGGCGCTATTTACGTAAACCCAAAAACTGAAAAACTAAGTGATGGAGAAATGGAAAGATTGACTAGAGGTTTTGCTTACAAAATTGCAGAAATTATTGGACCTGAGAAAGATATTCCTGCACCTGATGTTTATACTACTGGTAGAGAAATGACACAAATTATGGATACATTTAGTAAATTAAATGGAAACAAATACTCTCCAGGTGTAATTACTGGAAAACCAATTCCTATGGGTGGTTCTTTAGCAAGAAATGTTGCTACTGGATTGGGTACAGCATATACTGTTAGAGAAGCTGCAAAAACTTTGAAAATAAAATTAAAAGGTGCAAAAGTAATTTTACAAGGATTTGGAAATGCTTCTACTTTTGCTGGTGAATATTTAGAAAAAATGGGTGCAGTTGTAGTTGGAGTCAGTGATTCCAAAGGTTCAATTTTAATTCCTAAAGGTGCCAAAGTAAGTAAAATTTTAGAACACAAAGAAAAAACTGGATCAGTTGTAGGATTTACTGGAAGCAAAAAAGTTTCAACTGAAGAATTACTAACTGCAAAATGTGAAATTTTAATTCCTGGAGCCTTAGAAAATCAAATAACTGCAAAAATTGCAGAAAAATTAAATTGTAAAATTATTGGTGAAGCCGCAAATGGACCAACATTACCTGAAGCAGATCCTGTAATTGAAAAGAAAAAAATTCTTGTAGTTCCTGATATTTTAGCAAATTCTGGTGGTGTTTGTATCTCCTATTTAGAATGGGTTCAAAACAATATGGGGTACTATTGGAGTTTTGATGAAGTTGCATCAAAGATGGAAAAAAATATCACACAAGGATTCAAAGATGCATATGCATTATCCAAAAAACACAAAGTTGACATGCGAAAAGCTACTATGGTTTTAGCTGTTGAACGTGTTCTAGAAGCATTTAATCATAAAGGCATTTGGCCATAG
- a CDS encoding type 1 glutamine amidotransferase encodes MSDVLLVQNTRIEGSGHLGQLLSDDGFDITSVHAKHEEIPKKHFSFAVILGAPESANDDFPYLIEEQKLIQNYVENSIPVLGICLGSQLIAKSFGSSVYRGSITEIGFYDDLTITSNSKLFDGFNNPFSVFHWHGDTFDLPSGATRLASSENYQNQAFQYKSAIGLQFHLEVNEQMVNLWLDKTEEKLHKIPHIDPQQIRLDIDRNISTVKSNMGTFYKNFKSQFSL; translated from the coding sequence ATGTCTGATGTTTTATTAGTACAAAATACTAGAATTGAGGGCTCAGGACATTTAGGTCAATTATTGTCTGATGATGGATTTGATATTACATCAGTTCATGCAAAACATGAAGAAATTCCTAAAAAACATTTTTCATTTGCAGTAATCTTGGGAGCTCCAGAAAGTGCAAATGATGATTTTCCATATTTAATTGAGGAGCAAAAATTAATTCAAAATTATGTTGAAAATTCAATTCCTGTTTTGGGAATTTGTTTGGGTTCTCAATTAATTGCAAAAAGTTTTGGATCTTCTGTATATAGGGGTTCAATTACTGAAATTGGATTTTATGATGATTTAACTATTACAAGTAATTCTAAATTATTTGATGGATTTAACAATCCTTTTTCAGTATTTCATTGGCATGGGGATACTTTTGATTTACCTTCAGGTGCTACTAGATTGGCCTCATCTGAAAATTATCAAAATCAAGCATTTCAATACAAAAGTGCAATTGGTCTCCAATTTCATCTTGAAGTAAATGAACAAATGGTGAATCTTTGGTTAGACAAAACCGAAGAAAAATTGCATAAAATCCCTCACATAGATCCACAACAAATTCGTTTAGATATTGATCGAAATATTTCCACTGTTAAATCTAACATGGGAACTTTTTACAAAAATTTTAAATCACAATTTTCGCTTTGA
- a CDS encoding 3-hydroxypropionate--CoA ligase, protein MTAVKKIFDETIQTDHKVITEELSKSILKTYGVKVPPYALVTSADEAAKQAKKIGFPLVMKVVSPQILHKTDVGGVKVGLDNVADVKKTFTDMFGRLSKKKGVDVKGILLEKMVPKGIELIVGIQNDSQFGPIIMVGMGGIMTEVMKDVAFRMLPITTSDAKSMLNELKGSKLLKGFRGSEPIDTNLVAKMLVDIGKLGVENADYVNSIDFNPVIVYPKSHFVVDAKIILNKEKKKNSISKEKPNITDMETFFTPKSVALVGASATPGKIGNSILDSLVNYDFKGKVYPINPKADEIFGQKCYPSVADIPGNVDLVVVSVDLSMTPPVLEDCAKKGVHSVVIVSGGGKELGGERADYEAEVARLSKKHKIRIIGPNCIGMFNAANRLDCAFQGQERMLRSKLGPVAFFSQSGTMGISMLESADVFGLSKMISFGNRSDVDEADMIWYAANDPQTKVIGLYVEGFGDGRKFINVAKRVMKEKKKPIVIWKSGRTAAGAKQAASHTGSLGGSNAIIMGAFKQAGIISVESYQELAGVLKALAWQPSAKGNKVAMTSNGAGPMIGGIDQLEKFDLTIGKLSPQGVKKLKAHFPPAVPIHNGNPADVGGGATAEDYRFVIQQFMDEKNIDIAMPWFVFQDDPLEETIVEHLAAFQKKSKKPLLCGGNGGPYTEKMIKLIEKHNVPVYQDLRTWVAAASALKQWGKISKK, encoded by the coding sequence ATGACTGCTGTCAAGAAAATTTTTGATGAAACTATTCAAACCGATCATAAAGTTATCACTGAAGAATTATCAAAATCTATTCTCAAAACTTATGGTGTTAAAGTACCACCTTATGCTTTAGTTACATCAGCTGATGAGGCAGCAAAACAAGCAAAGAAAATTGGTTTCCCACTTGTTATGAAAGTAGTTTCTCCACAAATTTTACACAAAACAGATGTTGGTGGAGTTAAAGTTGGACTCGACAATGTTGCTGATGTTAAAAAAACATTCACTGACATGTTTGGTCGTTTATCTAAAAAGAAAGGAGTTGATGTTAAAGGAATTCTTTTGGAAAAAATGGTTCCAAAAGGTATTGAACTAATTGTAGGTATTCAAAACGATTCTCAATTTGGCCCAATCATAATGGTCGGAATGGGAGGTATCATGACAGAAGTAATGAAAGATGTTGCATTTAGAATGCTTCCAATTACAACTTCTGATGCAAAATCCATGTTAAATGAATTAAAGGGCTCCAAACTTCTCAAAGGTTTCCGAGGAAGTGAGCCAATTGATACTAATCTAGTTGCAAAAATGTTAGTAGATATTGGAAAATTGGGTGTTGAGAATGCAGATTACGTTAACAGTATTGACTTTAACCCCGTAATTGTTTATCCAAAATCTCATTTTGTAGTTGATGCAAAAATTATTCTAAATAAAGAGAAAAAGAAAAATTCTATCTCAAAGGAAAAACCAAACATTACCGATATGGAGACTTTCTTTACTCCAAAATCTGTAGCACTTGTTGGTGCATCTGCAACCCCTGGCAAAATTGGAAATTCAATTTTAGATAGTTTAGTAAATTATGATTTCAAAGGAAAGGTATATCCAATTAATCCAAAGGCTGATGAAATCTTTGGACAAAAATGTTATCCTTCAGTTGCAGATATTCCCGGAAATGTTGATCTTGTTGTAGTTTCAGTAGATTTGTCAATGACTCCTCCAGTTTTAGAGGACTGTGCAAAGAAAGGTGTTCATAGTGTTGTAATTGTTTCTGGTGGAGGAAAAGAACTTGGTGGAGAAAGAGCAGATTATGAAGCAGAAGTTGCACGTTTATCTAAAAAACATAAAATCCGAATTATTGGTCCTAACTGTATTGGAATGTTCAATGCTGCAAATAGACTTGATTGTGCATTCCAAGGACAAGAAAGAATGTTACGTTCAAAATTAGGTCCTGTTGCATTCTTCTCCCAAAGTGGTACCATGGGAATCAGTATGTTAGAATCTGCTGATGTATTTGGATTGTCAAAAATGATTAGTTTTGGTAACCGTTCTGATGTTGATGAAGCAGATATGATTTGGTATGCTGCAAATGATCCTCAAACCAAAGTAATTGGATTATACGTTGAAGGATTTGGTGATGGTAGAAAATTCATTAATGTTGCAAAACGTGTAATGAAAGAAAAAAAGAAACCAATTGTAATTTGGAAGAGTGGTAGAACTGCTGCTGGTGCAAAACAAGCTGCATCTCATACAGGCTCACTTGGTGGTTCAAATGCAATTATTATGGGTGCATTCAAACAAGCAGGAATTATTTCAGTTGAAAGTTATCAAGAATTGGCAGGTGTACTAAAGGCATTAGCATGGCAACCTTCTGCAAAAGGCAATAAAGTTGCAATGACTAGTAATGGTGCTGGCCCAATGATTGGTGGAATTGATCAACTAGAAAAATTCGATCTTACTATTGGAAAATTATCTCCTCAAGGTGTCAAGAAATTAAAGGCACACTTCCCACCTGCTGTACCGATTCATAATGGTAATCCTGCAGATGTTGGTGGCGGTGCAACTGCAGAAGATTATAGATTTGTAATTCAACAATTTATGGATGAAAAGAATATTGATATTGCAATGCCTTGGTTTGTATTCCAAGATGATCCGCTTGAAGAAACAATTGTTGAACATTTAGCTGCTTTCCAAAAGAAATCAAAGAAACCATTATTGTGTGGAGGTAACGGTGGCCCTTACACCGAAAAGATGATTAAATTAATTGAAAAACATAATGTTCCAGTTTACCAAGACCTCAGAACTTGGGTGGCAGCAGCATCTGCACTCAAACAATGGGGAAAAATTTCTAAAAAATAG
- a CDS encoding enoyl-CoA hydratase/isomerase family protein, translating into MSLVTTSTSDGICTVKINRPDKLNAMNTDVAKELIKTFETLNHDDNVKVIVLTGEGEKAFSAGADIEYMSKISADESVEYAKTGQLVTATVELVKQPTIAAINGFALGGGCELAMSCDIRIAADTARLGQPEVTIGIPPGWGGTQRLMRIVGIAKAKELVYTGKMIKADEAKEIGLVNQVVPLASLQEEALKMAQQIAGCSTMGVQMSKVAINKGRNADLDTGLSIELLAWRNCFTHPDREERMTAFVNKSKK; encoded by the coding sequence ATGTCACTAGTTACCACATCTACTTCTGATGGCATTTGTACTGTCAAAATCAACAGACCTGACAAACTCAATGCAATGAATACTGATGTTGCAAAAGAACTAATCAAAACTTTTGAAACTCTGAACCATGACGATAATGTCAAAGTTATCGTTTTGACTGGTGAAGGTGAAAAAGCATTTTCTGCAGGAGCTGACATTGAATATATGTCAAAAATTTCTGCAGATGAATCTGTCGAATATGCAAAAACTGGACAACTTGTTACTGCAACTGTAGAGTTGGTTAAACAACCAACAATTGCAGCAATCAATGGATTTGCATTAGGTGGAGGTTGTGAACTTGCAATGTCTTGTGATATTCGAATTGCAGCTGATACTGCCAGATTAGGCCAACCAGAAGTAACAATCGGAATCCCTCCTGGATGGGGTGGAACACAAAGATTAATGAGAATTGTGGGAATAGCAAAGGCAAAAGAACTTGTCTATACTGGAAAAATGATCAAAGCTGATGAGGCAAAAGAAATTGGTTTAGTTAACCAAGTAGTACCTCTTGCATCTTTACAAGAAGAAGCTTTGAAAATGGCACAACAAATTGCTGGATGTTCAACAATGGGTGTTCAGATGTCTAAAGTCGCAATCAATAAAGGAAGAAACGCAGATCTTGATACTGGTCTTTCTATTGAACTCCTTGCTTGGAGAAATTGCTTTACACATCCTGATCGTGAAGAAAGAATGACTGCATTTGTAAATAAATCCAAGAAATAA
- the erpA gene encoding iron-sulfur cluster insertion protein ErpA: MATEQTQKMVTVTAKAAEKIHEFMKEEAESPEYLRVYVQGGGCSGLSYGMGFEKAPEEDDLVLEENGVKLLVDSYSVDHLQGANVDYIESLMGSGFKINNPNVTKSCSCGHSFSTE, encoded by the coding sequence ATGGCAACTGAACAAACACAAAAAATGGTTACAGTTACTGCAAAAGCAGCTGAGAAAATTCATGAATTCATGAAAGAAGAAGCCGAATCACCTGAATACTTACGAGTATATGTTCAAGGTGGTGGTTGTTCTGGATTATCTTATGGAATGGGCTTTGAAAAAGCACCAGAAGAAGATGATTTGGTTCTTGAAGAAAATGGAGTTAAACTCTTAGTTGACAGTTACAGTGTCGATCATTTACAAGGTGCAAACGTTGACTATATTGAAAGCCTAATGGGATCTGGATTTAAAATTAATAATCCAAATGTTACAAAATCCTGTTCATGTGGTCACTCATTTAGTACTGAATAA
- the dnaG gene encoding DNA primase DnaG translates to MPQSGIVKYHVKLSYEVDGLVERADIIGAIFGQTEGLLGPEMNLNELQRVSKVGRIEVIAKSTANTTNGNAVIPMSTDIDTCALIAAGIESIDKVGPFDCKFTLDAIDDVRAAKKDDIVKRAKEIKQKWATKTVSEGETMLNDVHQGDSGKLSSYGPSKLTCSSGVFDSNWIILVEGRADVINLLRAGYDNVLAIEGAKIDESIKELCSEKDTVVAFIDGDRAGGFILKELKSVVTLDYELQADTGVEVEELTPQRLDEILQPIADEIKNGKPSPALKSEDDKSIADVASKIFPNLNETLEAVALDSDQNEIFKVPISEVVSKLSSQSGIKYLLLDGIITKRLLEGAKNAGIECVIGHRVAKLTNSDGMTLKTFADLGVS, encoded by the coding sequence ATGCCTCAATCAGGAATTGTCAAATATCACGTTAAACTTTCCTATGAAGTTGATGGACTCGTTGAAAGAGCAGATATAATCGGAGCCATCTTTGGCCAAACAGAAGGACTGTTGGGCCCAGAGATGAATTTGAATGAACTGCAACGAGTTTCTAAAGTAGGACGTATTGAAGTTATTGCAAAATCAACAGCTAATACTACAAATGGTAATGCTGTTATTCCAATGAGTACTGATATTGATACTTGTGCATTAATTGCAGCTGGTATCGAAAGTATTGATAAGGTTGGTCCTTTTGATTGTAAATTTACTTTAGATGCAATTGATGATGTACGTGCAGCAAAGAAAGATGATATTGTAAAACGTGCAAAAGAAATCAAACAAAAATGGGCAACTAAAACAGTTAGTGAAGGTGAAACTATGTTAAATGACGTTCACCAAGGTGATTCTGGAAAATTATCAAGTTATGGACCATCTAAATTAACTTGTAGTTCTGGAGTCTTTGATTCCAATTGGATTATTTTAGTTGAAGGTAGAGCTGATGTGATTAATCTTTTGAGAGCTGGATATGATAATGTTCTTGCAATTGAAGGTGCAAAAATTGATGAGTCAATTAAAGAATTATGTTCAGAAAAAGATACTGTTGTTGCATTTATTGATGGTGATAGAGCAGGTGGTTTTATTCTCAAAGAATTAAAATCTGTTGTAACTCTAGATTATGAATTACAAGCTGACACTGGTGTTGAAGTTGAAGAATTAACTCCTCAAAGATTAGACGAAATTTTACAACCAATTGCCGATGAAATTAAAAATGGTAAACCTTCCCCCGCATTAAAAAGTGAGGATGATAAATCTATTGCAGATGTTGCTTCAAAAATTTTCCCAAATCTTAATGAAACTTTAGAAGCAGTTGCATTAGATAGTGATCAAAATGAAATCTTCAAAGTTCCAATTAGTGAAGTAGTAAGCAAATTATCCTCTCAATCTGGCATCAAATATCTTCTATTGGATGGAATAATCACCAAGAGATTATTAGAAGGTGCTAAAAATGCTGGAATTGAATGTGTTATTGGACATAGAGTTGCAAAATTAACTAACTCTGATGGCATGACACTAAAAACATTCGCTGATTTAGGCGTATCTTAG
- a CDS encoding DUF120 domain-containing protein — translation MTELKIQHLLTLSYLLSKGAKYNYVTITTSALGKNIHKSQQAASKHLLELEQNKFISRIISGRNLSVKITNKGYSEIVKLSSMLQKSLDSYPSVVNLQGTLVSGMGEGAYYMGLKGYTKQFKSKIGYVPFPGTLNVRLDKKIHQEAMKQFETLDGVKIKSFSDGKRTYGWVKCFSAKLNNSIKCQLIILERTHHDESVIELISKTCIRKNTKLKDGSKISIKIEIDS, via the coding sequence ATGACTGAACTAAAAATTCAGCACCTCTTAACTCTCTCTTATCTGTTATCTAAAGGAGCAAAGTACAATTATGTTACAATAACGACTTCTGCATTAGGAAAAAATATCCATAAATCACAACAAGCTGCCTCAAAACATTTGTTAGAATTAGAACAAAACAAATTCATCTCTCGAATAATTAGTGGAAGAAATCTATCTGTAAAAATTACTAACAAAGGGTATTCTGAGATTGTGAAATTATCTTCTATGTTGCAAAAAAGTTTGGATTCTTACCCTTCCGTTGTTAATCTTCAAGGAACTTTAGTTTCAGGAATGGGTGAAGGTGCTTACTATATGGGATTGAAAGGATATACAAAACAGTTTAAATCTAAAATTGGATATGTTCCATTTCCTGGAACTCTAAATGTTCGTTTAGACAAAAAAATTCATCAGGAAGCAATGAAACAATTTGAAACTCTGGATGGAGTTAAAATCAAAAGTTTTTCTGATGGAAAGCGAACATATGGTTGGGTAAAGTGTTTTTCTGCTAAATTAAATAATTCAATTAAATGTCAACTAATTATTCTTGAACGAACTCATCATGATGAATCCGTAATTGAATTAATTTCCAAAACCTGTATTCGTAAAAACACTAAATTGAAAGATGGTTCAAAGATTTCAATAAAGATTGAAATAGATTCTTAG
- a CDS encoding adenylyltransferase/cytidyltransferase family protein: MKQIENKILSTLYLSEITGENPIEKILQNNMISEKQISEKMEKLTQDNLVNQDEMTLTEMGRESLRVVLAGGVFDIIHPGHISTLNAAKALGDVLVVVVATDNTAVKMKKRRPIHSQEQRQELVNSLSVVDLCLIGQENDIFKTVNLVKPQIIALGYDQVHQEQFITEGCKKIKLDAKVARLQSPIPESSSSKIEKEYGESIHGI; encoded by the coding sequence TTGAAACAAATTGAAAATAAGATCTTATCAACATTATATCTAAGTGAGATTACAGGAGAAAATCCCATAGAGAAAATTTTACAAAATAATATGATTTCAGAAAAACAAATTTCTGAAAAAATGGAAAAACTAACCCAAGATAATTTAGTTAATCAAGATGAAATGACATTAACTGAAATGGGCAGGGAGTCATTACGAGTAGTATTAGCAGGAGGAGTATTTGACATCATACATCCAGGCCATATTTCTACATTAAATGCAGCTAAGGCATTGGGAGATGTCTTAGTTGTGGTTGTAGCCACAGACAATACAGCTGTAAAAATGAAAAAAAGAAGACCCATTCACAGTCAGGAACAAAGACAAGAATTAGTTAATTCATTATCTGTAGTAGATTTATGTTTAATTGGACAAGAAAATGATATTTTTAAAACAGTTAATTTAGTTAAACCACAAATTATTGCATTAGGATATGATCAAGTTCATCAAGAACAATTCATTACAGAAGGATGTAAAAAAATCAAGTTAGATGCAAAAGTTGCCAGATTGCAATCACCTATTCCAGAAAGCTCTAGTTCTAAAATAGAAAAGGAATACGGGGAATCAATTCACGGAATCTAA
- the dph5 gene encoding diphthine synthase: MLSFVGLGISGFESIPIEGLETISTADIVYLEQFTSPISESDLKKIQDSIKGEFKLAKRWLVEDGNEILEMSKEKNVVLLAYGDPYIATTHIELRARAIENKIKTHSIHASSSLTSMIGECGLHFYKIGRIATIMSEMKSLTTPYYVIYKNLIEGNHTVLLLEYNQDKKFFLDPKDALKGLLETEQGQTRNVITESNYVIIASRIGFKDQAIVCGKISSLKETDFGKPPHTIIIPGRLHFTESDALKLFGKCIDEPFDNSEKTEKISNQMMKKYVPMVREALEEIEPLYKNQKEFEIILDNAERYIKDAEIFLGEGRDENAILSIGYADGLVDALRLAKGLEFKM; this comes from the coding sequence ATGTTATCGTTTGTAGGTTTAGGAATATCAGGGTTTGAATCAATCCCTATTGAAGGATTAGAAACAATTTCAACTGCAGACATTGTGTATTTAGAACAATTTACTAGTCCCATTAGCGAATCAGATTTAAAAAAAATTCAAGATTCAATCAAAGGTGAATTCAAGCTGGCTAAAAGATGGTTAGTTGAAGATGGAAATGAAATTTTAGAAATGTCAAAAGAAAAAAACGTGGTTTTATTAGCATACGGGGATCCATACATTGCAACAACACATATCGAATTAAGAGCAAGAGCAATTGAAAATAAAATTAAAACACATTCAATCCATGCTTCATCATCATTGACATCAATGATTGGAGAATGTGGTTTACATTTTTACAAAATTGGAAGAATTGCAACAATAATGAGTGAAATGAAATCACTTACAACACCATATTATGTAATTTATAAAAATTTGATTGAAGGTAATCACACAGTACTTTTGTTAGAATATAATCAAGACAAAAAATTTTTCTTGGATCCTAAGGATGCATTAAAAGGGTTATTGGAAACTGAGCAAGGTCAAACAAGAAATGTGATTACAGAATCAAATTATGTAATTATTGCATCAAGAATAGGTTTTAAAGATCAAGCAATTGTTTGTGGAAAAATATCTAGTTTGAAAGAAACAGATTTTGGAAAACCACCACATACAATCATCATTCCAGGTAGATTACATTTTACAGAATCAGATGCATTAAAATTATTTGGAAAATGTATTGATGAACCATTTGATAATTCTGAAAAAACAGAAAAAATTTCAAATCAAATGATGAAAAAATATGTGCCAATGGTTAGAGAAGCACTAGAAGAAATTGAACCGCTTTATAAAAATCAAAAAGAATTTGAAATAATTTTGGATAATGCTGAACGATACATTAAGGATGCAGAGATATTTCTAGGTGAAGGTCGAGATGAGAATGCGATTTTAAGCATTGGGTATGCTGATGGGTTAGTAGATGCACTAAGATTAGCAAAAGGCCTTGAATTTAAAATGTAA
- a CDS encoding M20/M25/M40 family metallo-hydrolase, with translation MNTHFTVTPKFATKMLEKALRLYTPSLSERPMAEFLADKCDDLGFEDIQIDEVGNIIAKKGSGSPKIMLCGHMDVVPGKVKVRKEGDSLYGRGASDAKAPLMAMLFAAASIEKNQGTVTFVGAVDEEGNAVGIKNIVKKKMDIDYAVFGEPSGIKQVTIAYKGRLAIKLKISAADSSHASAPWLSKNAIEESMIFVKKLKEKLEANQEDKTKGMLLTATMTEIKGGTSHNITPKECETLFDIRIPVDMNCKSIEQKIATLVKEISQEREVDAFYSILDETEPFEAPHNSSLVRAFTLGIMQVEKSRPTLIRKTGTGDMNVLGNQWEIPVVTYGPGDPHEAHTIDEKVSIEEYLKGIEIFKATLQHLKRLHDKKLQ, from the coding sequence TTGAACACCCATTTCACGGTAACACCAAAATTTGCAACAAAAATGCTGGAAAAAGCACTTCGACTATACACACCATCACTTAGTGAAAGACCAATGGCAGAATTTTTAGCTGATAAATGCGATGATTTAGGATTTGAAGATATACAAATTGATGAAGTTGGGAACATTATTGCAAAGAAAGGTTCAGGTTCACCAAAAATCATGTTATGTGGACATATGGATGTAGTTCCAGGAAAAGTTAAAGTCAGAAAAGAAGGAGATTCACTTTATGGTCGCGGTGCTTCTGATGCCAAAGCACCATTAATGGCAATGCTTTTTGCAGCTGCATCAATTGAAAAAAATCAAGGGACTGTTACTTTTGTAGGAGCTGTGGACGAAGAAGGAAATGCAGTAGGAATTAAAAATATTGTAAAAAAGAAAATGGATATAGATTATGCAGTATTTGGAGAACCAAGTGGAATCAAACAAGTGACAATTGCTTACAAAGGAAGATTAGCAATCAAACTAAAAATTAGTGCTGCAGATAGTTCTCATGCTAGTGCGCCATGGCTTTCAAAAAACGCAATTGAAGAATCAATGATATTTGTTAAAAAATTAAAAGAAAAACTAGAAGCTAATCAAGAAGATAAGACAAAAGGAATGTTGTTAACAGCAACAATGACAGAAATTAAAGGAGGAACAAGTCATAATATTACCCCCAAAGAATGTGAAACTCTTTTTGACATCAGAATTCCAGTAGATATGAATTGTAAAAGCATTGAACAAAAAATTGCAACACTAGTTAAAGAAATCTCTCAAGAAAGAGAAGTAGATGCATTTTATTCAATTTTAGATGAGACTGAACCATTTGAAGCACCTCATAATTCATCATTAGTAAGAGCATTTACTTTAGGAATTATGCAAGTGGAGAAATCAAGACCAACATTAATTCGAAAAACAGGTACTGGAGACATGAATGTTTTAGGAAATCAGTGGGAAATTCCAGTTGTAACATATGGTCCAGGAGATCCTCACGAAGCACATACAATTGATGAAAAAGTTTCGATTGAGGAATATCTTAAAGGAATAGAAATTTTCAAAGCTACTCTACAGCATTTAAAAAGGCTACATGATAAAAAATTGCAATAA
- the lysX gene encoding lysine biosynthesis protein LysX: MNPDVTILYDSIRWEEKALLEAGKKKDINIQMVDCKKLALDLEKKPEDYGVVIQRCVSYYRNLHSTAALEGMGVKVINCLNTGVFAGNKLFTHMLLKKSGVPTPDATVAFSKDAAIQALETDGYPKVIKPTVGSWGRLISKLNDKDSAEGIIESRETMYPIYQIHYLEEFVKRPPRDIRAIMVGDKIVAAIYRKSEHWKTNMALGGIAEPCKVTQEMEEMCIKAKQAVQGDIVGVDLMESEEKGLVVHEVNNTTEYKNTVRVCDVDIPSLMLDYAMKVER, from the coding sequence GTGAATCCTGATGTTACAATTCTTTACGATTCCATACGTTGGGAAGAAAAAGCTCTACTAGAAGCAGGTAAAAAAAAGGACATCAACATACAGATGGTTGATTGTAAAAAACTTGCTTTAGATTTAGAAAAAAAACCCGAAGATTACGGAGTAGTTATTCAACGATGTGTGAGTTATTACAGAAATTTACATTCAACAGCAGCTCTTGAAGGAATGGGAGTTAAAGTAATCAATTGTTTAAACACAGGAGTTTTTGCAGGAAATAAATTATTCACACATATGTTACTAAAAAAATCAGGTGTTCCAACACCAGATGCAACAGTGGCATTTTCAAAGGATGCAGCTATTCAAGCATTAGAAACAGATGGATATCCAAAAGTTATAAAACCAACAGTCGGTAGTTGGGGCAGGTTAATTTCAAAACTAAATGACAAAGATTCAGCAGAAGGAATTATTGAAAGTAGAGAAACTATGTATCCAATTTACCAAATTCATTATTTAGAAGAATTTGTAAAAAGACCTCCAAGAGATATCAGAGCTATTATGGTAGGAGACAAAATAGTTGCTGCAATATATAGAAAATCAGAACATTGGAAAACAAACATGGCATTAGGTGGAATTGCTGAACCATGCAAAGTTACACAAGAAATGGAAGAAATGTGTATCAAAGCAAAACAAGCTGTACAAGGAGATATTGTAGGTGTAGATTTAATGGAAAGTGAAGAAAAAGGGTTAGTGGTTCATGAAGTTAACAATACAACAGAATACAAAAACACTGTAAGAGTATGTGACGTAGACATACCTTCTCTAATGCTGGATTACGCAATGAAAGTAGAACGATAA